The following are encoded in a window of Mycobacterium vicinigordonae genomic DNA:
- a CDS encoding TetR/AcrR family transcriptional regulator yields MSEMESKLRQRTDGRLDRSRDPAILNAALAALTENGYDATNMDDIAARAGVGKAAIYRRWSSKAALITDVLVYWRPDLRTDDTPDTGSLAGDFDALIERAVRTDNQLITTDLVLRVALEATRDPQLATAVDDLLLLRGGRIISNILTRAAARGEIAADRDWSLVADVLTAMGLLRVLSGQTVDAKFLRQVVDTVVYPALAT; encoded by the coding sequence ATGAGCGAGATGGAATCGAAGCTACGCCAACGGACGGACGGCCGGCTGGACCGCTCCCGTGATCCCGCGATCCTCAACGCCGCTCTTGCAGCGTTGACCGAGAACGGCTACGACGCCACCAACATGGACGACATCGCGGCCCGCGCTGGCGTCGGCAAGGCCGCAATCTACCGGCGATGGTCATCAAAAGCGGCGTTGATAACCGACGTCCTGGTCTATTGGCGGCCCGATCTGCGGACCGACGACACCCCCGACACAGGCAGCTTGGCTGGCGACTTCGACGCCCTCATCGAACGCGCAGTGCGCACTGACAACCAGTTGATCACCACCGACCTGGTACTCCGTGTCGCTTTAGAAGCCACCCGCGATCCTCAGCTCGCCACGGCCGTCGACGATCTCCTACTGCTCAGGGGGGGCCGAATAATCTCCAATATCCTGACCCGAGCCGCGGCCCGGGGCGAGATCGCCGCCGACCGTGACTGGTCTCTGGTCGCCGACGTGCTAACCGCAATGGGCCTGCTGAGGGTGCTGAGCGGACAAACCGTTGACGCCAAATTCCTACGACAAGTCGTTGACACCGTCGTCTACCCAGCGCTTGCCACCTAG
- a CDS encoding proline iminopeptidase-family hydrolase has protein sequence MTPQPTIAVPGGLVWAKRVGPAQPSGSRPLLVVHGGPGLPHYYLSALERLADEREVVFWDQLGCGNSERPTDPGLWTMRRSVAEMDSVITALGLSDFHIFGNSWGAMLAQQYLLDFPSGIRSLTISNSAASIPVFAANAIRLKAGLDRATRDAIDRHETAGATDSAEYRAAIATWNETHLCRRKPWPDDLYRAFQNMGAEIFDTMFGPSVFRIVGTMRDWDVVDRLGEITAPTLLLAARFDEFSPEHMREMHRRIHGSRFEFFENSAHLPFIEEPELFDTVVRDFLGQHD, from the coding sequence ATGACCCCACAGCCCACGATCGCCGTTCCGGGCGGACTGGTATGGGCCAAGCGGGTCGGTCCCGCGCAGCCGAGCGGATCGCGCCCGCTGTTGGTGGTGCACGGGGGTCCCGGGTTGCCGCACTATTACCTGAGTGCGCTGGAACGCCTGGCCGACGAACGCGAGGTGGTCTTCTGGGACCAACTGGGTTGCGGAAACTCCGAGCGTCCGACCGACCCGGGGTTGTGGACCATGCGGCGTTCGGTGGCCGAAATGGACTCAGTCATAACGGCTCTGGGCCTGTCCGACTTCCACATCTTCGGCAACTCTTGGGGGGCGATGCTCGCCCAGCAGTACCTGCTGGACTTCCCCAGCGGTATCCGCAGCTTGACCATCTCCAACAGCGCCGCGTCCATTCCGGTGTTCGCCGCCAACGCAATTCGACTCAAGGCTGGGTTGGACCGGGCAACTCGGGACGCCATCGACCGACACGAAACCGCCGGAGCCACCGATTCCGCCGAGTACCGAGCGGCGATCGCCACCTGGAACGAAACCCACCTGTGCCGCCGCAAGCCCTGGCCCGACGACCTCTACCGCGCCTTCCAGAATATGGGCGCAGAGATATTCGATACGATGTTCGGCCCCAGCGTCTTTCGCATAGTCGGAACGATGCGGGACTGGGACGTGGTCGATCGGCTCGGCGAGATCACCGCGCCGACGCTGCTGCTCGCCGCCCGGTTCGACGAGTTCTCGCCGGAGCACATGCGAGAGATGCACCGGCGCATCCACGGCTCACGCTTCGAGTTCTTTGAGAACAGCGCACACCTCCCCTTTATCGAAGAACCCGAACTGTTCGACACAGTGGTGCGCGATTTCCTAGGTCAGCACGACTGA
- a CDS encoding enoyl-CoA hydratase/isomerase family protein, whose translation MYDMPSEIDVRADGSLRIITLNRPDDLNAVNDSLHVGLARLWQRLTDDASARAAVLTGAGKAFSAGGDFAYLAELAEDADLRAKTIRDGREIVLGMARCRIPVVAAVNGPAVGLGCSLVALSDIVYIAPHAFLADPHVQVGLVAADGGPLTWPLHISLLLAKEYALTGTRIRAERAVELGLANHVVDDPVAEAVACAQRILELPQQAVESTKRVLNIHLERAVLASIDYALSAEHQSFVTEDFRSIVTKLNASKN comes from the coding sequence ATGTACGACATGCCAAGTGAAATCGACGTCCGGGCGGACGGGTCGCTGCGGATCATCACGCTCAACCGGCCTGACGACCTCAACGCGGTCAACGACAGCCTGCACGTCGGTCTGGCCCGGCTGTGGCAGCGGCTCACCGACGATGCGTCGGCTCGCGCCGCGGTGCTGACCGGCGCCGGCAAGGCGTTCTCTGCCGGCGGGGATTTCGCGTACTTGGCCGAACTTGCCGAGGACGCCGACCTGCGCGCCAAGACCATTCGGGACGGCAGGGAGATCGTGCTGGGAATGGCACGCTGCCGAATTCCGGTGGTGGCGGCGGTCAATGGCCCGGCAGTGGGCCTGGGCTGCAGCCTCGTGGCGCTCAGCGACATCGTCTACATCGCGCCCCACGCCTTCCTAGCCGACCCGCACGTCCAGGTGGGATTGGTGGCCGCCGACGGTGGTCCGCTGACTTGGCCACTGCACATCAGCCTGTTGCTGGCTAAGGAATATGCGTTGACTGGCACCAGGATTCGCGCCGAGCGGGCAGTCGAACTCGGCCTAGCCAACCACGTGGTCGACGATCCGGTCGCGGAAGCGGTGGCCTGCGCACAGCGCATCCTGGAATTGCCTCAGCAGGCGGTGGAAAGCACCAAGCGGGTGCTCAACATCCACCTGGAGCGTGCGGTGCTCGCCAGCATCGACTACGCCTTGTCCGCCGAGCACCAGTCGTTCGTCACCGAAGACTTCAGGTCGATCGTCACCAAACTCAACGCGAGCAAAAATTAG
- a CDS encoding PPE family protein, SVP subgroup, producing MYFAAIPPEVNSGRMYTGPGSAPMLAAAEAWESLAAELHSAASSYQAVVSGLVAGPWLGPTSMTMAGAASNYVAWLGGAAAQAEETADQATAAAAAFESAFAATVPPEVVAANRSLLAALVATNLLGQNTPAIAATEAQYLEMWAQDAAAMYGYAGSSAAATQLTPFLGPQQATSPSAAAGQSVAVSQAANTAAGTAQGAVSQVAQVFSAVPDALSGLAASSPSAAASLSPLDLLDIGADLIAFLIDAPVSPLGVISLPIDIVGAQTGLHTDDIVSGWADESTAIPGLTGAKFVVPPQTIAAGIGEANSVGALSVPPTWTAATPAVRPVALALPANFGIDQQALTASLSNSVDTAAGDMALATAAGRAVGDTVGGRGRQVAQAATRGQKPAAENAKTETDEKAEHEEPRTVVTGIAAEIREFARLRDEGLITDQQFVEQRNRLLDL from the coding sequence ATGTATTTCGCCGCAATACCGCCCGAAGTCAATTCCGGACGTATGTATACAGGCCCTGGCTCGGCCCCGATGCTGGCTGCCGCCGAAGCCTGGGAAAGTTTGGCGGCCGAGCTGCATTCGGCGGCGAGCTCCTATCAAGCGGTGGTGTCAGGGCTCGTCGCGGGACCGTGGCTGGGTCCGACGTCGATGACGATGGCGGGCGCCGCCTCGAACTACGTGGCATGGCTCGGTGGCGCCGCCGCGCAGGCCGAGGAGACGGCCGACCAGGCCACTGCCGCCGCAGCAGCCTTTGAGTCGGCGTTCGCCGCGACGGTGCCGCCGGAAGTAGTGGCCGCCAACCGCAGTCTGCTGGCGGCCCTGGTCGCCACCAATCTGTTGGGGCAGAACACGCCTGCCATTGCCGCCACCGAGGCGCAGTACCTCGAGATGTGGGCGCAAGACGCCGCCGCGATGTACGGCTACGCCGGTTCGTCGGCCGCGGCCACGCAATTAACGCCCTTCCTAGGGCCCCAACAGGCCACGAGTCCGTCGGCGGCGGCTGGCCAGTCCGTTGCCGTCAGCCAGGCTGCCAATACCGCGGCGGGCACCGCGCAGGGCGCGGTGTCCCAGGTCGCGCAGGTCTTCTCCGCGGTGCCCGACGCGCTGAGCGGCCTGGCGGCGTCGTCCCCGAGTGCTGCCGCCTCGCTGTCGCCGCTCGACCTGCTCGACATCGGTGCCGACCTGATCGCGTTCTTGATCGACGCGCCGGTGTCGCCCCTAGGCGTTATTTCGCTGCCGATCGACATCGTCGGCGCCCAGACCGGTTTGCACACCGACGACATCGTGTCCGGATGGGCGGATGAGAGCACAGCAATTCCGGGGCTAACGGGCGCGAAGTTCGTAGTACCGCCGCAAACGATTGCAGCGGGTATCGGGGAGGCCAACTCAGTAGGCGCATTGTCGGTGCCGCCCACCTGGACTGCTGCCACACCCGCGGTGCGTCCGGTCGCGCTGGCCTTACCTGCCAATTTCGGCATCGACCAGCAGGCGCTGACGGCCAGTTTGTCCAATAGCGTCGACACCGCAGCCGGTGACATGGCGCTGGCGACTGCGGCCGGACGCGCCGTCGGCGACACGGTAGGCGGGCGGGGTCGTCAAGTTGCCCAAGCGGCTACCAGAGGCCAGAAACCCGCCGCCGAGAACGCCAAGACCGAGACCGACGAGAAGGCCGAACACGAGGAGCCGCGTACCGTGGTGACCGGAATCGCCGCCGAGATACGTGAATTCGCCCGGCTTCGCGACGAGGGCCTGATCACCGACCAGCAGTTCGTTGAGCAGCGGAACCGGCTACTGGACCTTTAG
- a CDS encoding CsbD family protein, with the protein MSNRDSGPVAAVKGIVEDVLGKSKEIAGIVINNDNLRNEGRAQQDKAQAQRDVAKKEAQAESARAAASAAEARQKTKSAK; encoded by the coding sequence GTGAGTAACCGCGACAGTGGACCGGTGGCGGCCGTCAAGGGCATCGTCGAGGACGTGCTCGGCAAGTCCAAAGAGATCGCCGGCATCGTGATCAACAACGACAACCTTCGCAACGAAGGCCGGGCGCAGCAGGACAAGGCGCAGGCGCAGCGCGACGTGGCCAAGAAAGAGGCTCAGGCCGAGTCGGCGAGGGCTGCTGCTAGCGCGGCCGAGGCGCGCCAGAAGACCAAGTCCGCCAAGTAA
- a CDS encoding RND family transporter has protein sequence MSNEPDSRSRIAHLIRTLAVPIILFWLLVALGTTLFTPDLGEVAGRHSVPMTPRDATAFKDMMKIGHKFEEFDTDSSAMIVLEGEDKLGDSAHVFYNKLVAKLKASKHVQFLQDFWSDPLTAAGSQSPDGKAAYVQVFLDGAQGTTPAHKSVAAIRKIVADVPPPPGIKAYVAGNTVLNTDTLKAAHNSMELMTLVTIGVIFVMLLFIYRSLKNAILALILVRFELYAAEGIVATAGNLDIIGLTPYAVSMVTMLTIATGTDYFIFLLGRYHEARSRGEDPEQAYYSAYNGVVHVILGSGLTIVGACLCLTATKLPYFQTMGIPCAIALVVTMLAGLTLAPAVLVVASRFGFFDPKRQVSERGWRKVGTLVTRWPKPIIVVATFIAVIGFVSLTTYVPTYNDRKFTPPEIAANVAQTAAERHFTPARVNPELLMVEADHDIRNPADMLIIDRIAKAVFHERGIGRVQTITRPLGAPIEHSSIPFVIAMNSSSTLQTAKFMNDSMAAMLEQADEMGRTIAVMQHMYGVMKQMTETTHEMTGDMHVLQADIEGVRQHVADFEDTWRPIRSYFYWEKHCYDIPVCWSLRSIFDMLDDIDTMADDIGRTTKDIDKLDTLMPQLLADFPKTIESMQRMRDYMLSTHSSMAGIQHHMQESAEGSTMMGNYFDQAKNDDSFYLPPEVFQNPDFKRGLKMFVSPDGNAVRFIITHQGDPASVEGIQHVQGIKQAVADAVKGTPLESAKVSLAGTASMYSDMQHGVGIDLTIAGIATLILIFSIMLLITRSLVASLVIVGTVLASLGTACGLSVLLWQDILGLGLQWIVLPLTVVILLAVGSDYNLLLVSRLKEEIPAGLNTGIIRGMGASGRVVTAAGLIFAATMASMIVSDLVVIGQFGTSIGIGLLVDTFIVRAFMTPAIAAALGRWFWWPLDTFRMKNSAAAPTNDPAAVPQPMRV, from the coding sequence ATGAGTAACGAGCCCGACTCTCGCTCCCGCATCGCCCACCTGATCCGTACCCTGGCGGTGCCGATCATCCTGTTCTGGCTCCTGGTCGCCCTCGGGACCACGCTGTTTACCCCCGACCTCGGTGAAGTGGCGGGGAGGCACTCGGTGCCCATGACTCCGCGGGACGCAACGGCGTTCAAGGACATGATGAAGATCGGCCACAAATTCGAAGAGTTCGACACGGACTCCTCGGCGATGATCGTTCTCGAGGGTGAGGACAAGCTTGGCGACAGCGCACACGTCTTCTACAACAAGCTCGTCGCGAAGCTCAAGGCCAGCAAGCACGTTCAGTTCCTCCAGGATTTCTGGAGTGACCCGCTGACCGCCGCCGGCTCCCAAAGCCCAGACGGTAAAGCCGCCTATGTACAGGTCTTCCTCGACGGTGCGCAGGGCACCACTCCCGCCCACAAGTCGGTCGCCGCAATCCGCAAGATCGTCGCCGACGTACCGCCGCCACCCGGCATCAAAGCCTACGTAGCCGGCAACACCGTGCTCAACACCGATACGCTCAAAGCCGCGCACAACAGCATGGAACTCATGACCCTGGTCACCATCGGCGTCATCTTCGTGATGCTGCTCTTCATCTACCGGTCGCTAAAGAACGCCATCCTTGCGTTGATCCTGGTTCGCTTCGAGCTCTACGCCGCGGAAGGCATCGTGGCGACCGCCGGCAATCTTGACATCATTGGGCTCACGCCGTACGCCGTCAGCATGGTCACGATGCTGACCATCGCCACGGGAACCGACTATTTCATCTTCCTGTTGGGTCGCTACCACGAAGCCCGATCGCGCGGCGAAGACCCCGAACAGGCGTACTACAGCGCCTACAACGGCGTCGTGCACGTCATCCTGGGGTCGGGACTGACGATCGTGGGCGCCTGCCTGTGCCTGACCGCGACCAAGCTTCCGTACTTCCAGACGATGGGAATTCCGTGCGCCATCGCCCTGGTGGTGACGATGCTGGCGGGCCTGACTCTGGCTCCAGCGGTGCTGGTGGTCGCGTCCCGGTTCGGCTTCTTCGATCCGAAACGTCAAGTGTCGGAACGGGGTTGGCGCAAGGTCGGCACCCTGGTGACGCGGTGGCCGAAACCCATCATTGTGGTCGCGACCTTTATCGCGGTGATCGGGTTCGTCAGCCTGACGACCTACGTGCCAACTTACAATGACAGGAAGTTCACTCCGCCCGAGATCGCGGCCAACGTTGCGCAGACGGCGGCCGAGCGACACTTCACCCCGGCGCGCGTGAATCCGGAATTGCTGATGGTCGAAGCCGACCACGACATCCGCAACCCGGCGGACATGCTGATCATCGACAGGATCGCCAAGGCCGTCTTCCATGAACGCGGCATTGGGCGGGTGCAGACCATCACCCGACCCCTAGGGGCGCCGATCGAGCACAGTTCGATCCCGTTCGTGATCGCCATGAACAGTTCGAGCACCCTGCAGACGGCGAAATTCATGAACGACAGCATGGCGGCCATGCTCGAGCAGGCCGACGAGATGGGCCGGACGATCGCAGTCATGCAGCACATGTACGGCGTCATGAAGCAGATGACCGAGACCACCCACGAGATGACCGGCGATATGCACGTGTTGCAAGCCGACATCGAGGGGGTGCGCCAGCACGTCGCCGATTTCGAAGACACCTGGCGCCCAATTCGCTCCTATTTCTACTGGGAGAAGCACTGCTACGACATCCCGGTGTGCTGGTCGTTGCGGTCGATATTCGACATGCTCGACGACATCGACACCATGGCCGACGACATCGGAAGAACAACCAAGGACATCGACAAGCTCGACACCTTGATGCCGCAACTGCTCGCTGATTTTCCCAAGACCATCGAGTCAATGCAGAGAATGCGCGATTACATGCTGTCCACCCACAGCTCCATGGCAGGCATTCAGCATCACATGCAAGAGAGCGCCGAAGGCTCGACGATGATGGGCAACTACTTCGACCAGGCCAAGAATGACGACTCGTTCTACCTGCCGCCGGAGGTCTTTCAGAACCCCGACTTCAAACGCGGCCTGAAGATGTTCGTCTCGCCCGACGGCAATGCCGTCCGATTCATCATCACCCACCAGGGCGACCCTGCCTCGGTGGAAGGCATTCAGCACGTCCAGGGCATCAAGCAGGCCGTCGCCGACGCGGTCAAGGGAACGCCGCTGGAATCGGCGAAGGTATCGCTGGCCGGCACCGCATCGATGTACAGTGACATGCAGCACGGGGTCGGCATCGACTTGACGATCGCCGGAATCGCGACGCTGATCCTGATCTTCTCGATCATGCTGCTGATCACCCGTAGCTTGGTGGCGTCCCTGGTGATCGTCGGTACCGTGCTGGCTTCACTTGGCACGGCATGCGGTCTTTCCGTGCTGCTCTGGCAGGACATCCTTGGGCTGGGCCTGCAATGGATCGTGCTGCCGCTGACGGTAGTCATCCTGCTGGCCGTCGGGTCCGACTACAACCTGCTGCTGGTTTCGCGTCTGAAGGAAGAGATTCCGGCCGGCCTCAACACCGGCATCATCCGGGGCATGGGCGCTTCTGGCCGGGTGGTCACCGCCGCCGGCCTCATCTTCGCGGCGACCATGGCGTCGATGATCGTCAGCGACCTGGTGGTGATCGGCCAGTTCGGCACGTCGATCGGCATCGGCCTACTCGTCGACACGTTCATCGTGCGAGCATTCATGACGCCGGCGATCGCCGCCGCCCTAGGCCGCTGGTTCTGGTGGCCGCTGGACACCTTCCGCATGAAGAACAGTGCAGCGGCGCCCACGAACGACCCCGCAGCTGTCCCGCAACCGATGAGGGTGTAA
- a CDS encoding MmpS family transport accessory protein, giving the protein MFRLLKKVWIPLLLVVVIALGSYVVIRVRNTFGANTAVARGDVNAETKPFNPKRITYEITSPAGGSISANYLDENGQPHLIEHAPLPWSYTIVTTLPSMSANIVAQGDRGMRDIRCRVIVDGQVRDDRTINEFEPFIYCLVKSV; this is encoded by the coding sequence GTGTTTCGACTTCTCAAGAAGGTGTGGATTCCGCTGCTGCTCGTCGTAGTCATCGCTCTGGGCTCCTATGTCGTGATTCGCGTACGCAACACTTTCGGTGCCAATACTGCCGTCGCGCGGGGCGACGTAAACGCCGAGACCAAGCCGTTCAATCCCAAGCGCATCACCTACGAAATCACCTCGCCCGCAGGGGGCAGCATCAGCGCCAACTACCTCGATGAAAATGGGCAACCCCACCTGATCGAACATGCCCCGCTGCCGTGGTCGTACACCATCGTGACAACCCTGCCGTCGATGTCGGCCAACATCGTTGCCCAAGGCGACCGGGGCATGCGTGACATCCGATGTCGGGTCATCGTCGACGGCCAAGTCCGCGACGACCGCACCATCAACGAATTCGAGCCCTTCATCTACTGCTTGGTGAAATCTGTATGA
- a CDS encoding transglutaminase-like domain-containing protein: protein MTKREVGSSLHVSVTEPTTLEFQITVAALPGLQVNESLTVTVDGSPVTVREIAGEHGTRIHTGEFGVGDVRINYEATVTGRAEPPPVRDIDASTYLRPSRYAEADKFFGFAATEFGQYTDSVTVLEKVSSWVGTRLKYVPGSSDPIDGATDTLLAGAGVCRDYAHLVIALLRAVNIPARLVSVYAPGCDPMDFHAVAEALIDGDWRVVDATCLAPRQAMLRIATGRDAADTAFLDNHRGAIDLRDMMVTAVTSDDLPRDSVEDLVTLG from the coding sequence TTGACCAAGCGTGAGGTCGGATCCAGCCTGCATGTCAGCGTGACCGAACCGACGACACTCGAGTTCCAGATCACCGTGGCCGCCCTGCCCGGCTTGCAGGTGAACGAGTCACTGACGGTGACGGTGGATGGCAGCCCGGTGACGGTCCGCGAGATCGCCGGCGAGCATGGCACCCGAATCCACACCGGGGAGTTCGGCGTCGGGGATGTCCGAATCAACTATGAGGCCACCGTCACCGGCCGGGCCGAGCCACCCCCGGTGCGCGACATCGACGCCTCGACGTATCTGCGGCCGAGCCGTTATGCAGAAGCCGACAAGTTCTTCGGGTTCGCGGCCACCGAGTTCGGCCAATACACCGACTCGGTGACGGTGCTGGAGAAGGTGTCGTCGTGGGTCGGCACGCGGTTGAAATATGTTCCAGGTTCCAGTGATCCGATCGACGGCGCGACTGATACCCTGCTCGCCGGTGCCGGGGTGTGCCGAGACTACGCGCACCTGGTGATCGCGTTACTGCGGGCGGTCAACATCCCCGCCAGACTGGTGTCGGTGTACGCACCGGGCTGCGACCCGATGGACTTCCACGCCGTGGCTGAGGCGCTGATCGACGGAGACTGGCGCGTCGTGGATGCAACCTGCCTGGCGCCTCGGCAGGCGATGCTGCGCATCGCCACCGGCCGCGACGCAGCCGACACTGCCTTCCTGGACAACCACCGCGGTGCCATCGACCTCCGCGACATGATGGTCACGGCGGTGACCAGCGACGATCTGCCCCGCGATTCCGTTGAGGACCTGGTGACACTGGGCTGA
- a CDS encoding acyl-CoA dehydrogenase family protein, producing MDFRDSPQEAEFRERLRSWLALHAKEFGGSGDEYWAGQADWHRALYQEGFFGLSWPREYGGWELPPVYDVIVDEEIARAGAPPRPSVGYLVIGIGRHGSDELRQRFLPGIINGTERWCQGFSEPGAGSDLASLTTTATRMGDEYVIHGHKIWTSYSDVADWCLLLARTEPAAKRHRGISAFVISMRQDGVQQRPLQMINGVTNEFGQVTFDGARVPADRMVGAPGDGWAVAMTVVGHEREPSTLGYAARYNKLVAQLVDRTDGDVADEVAWAAVQAQMLTHHVRRRLSEQLDGVSHGPEGSLDKLLMTWVEQSVGHAALAVGGTRDPDLLSAYLYSRAQSVMGGTSQIQKNIIASRILGLGV from the coding sequence GTGGACTTTCGTGACTCACCGCAGGAAGCGGAGTTCCGGGAACGGTTGCGGTCGTGGCTTGCCCTGCACGCGAAGGAATTCGGTGGCTCGGGTGACGAGTACTGGGCAGGGCAGGCGGACTGGCATCGCGCTCTGTATCAGGAAGGGTTCTTCGGCTTGTCGTGGCCGCGCGAGTACGGCGGGTGGGAGCTGCCGCCGGTTTACGACGTCATCGTCGACGAGGAGATCGCCCGAGCGGGCGCCCCGCCGCGGCCCAGCGTCGGCTACCTGGTGATCGGTATCGGCCGGCACGGCAGCGACGAACTGCGGCAGCGATTCCTGCCGGGCATCATCAACGGCACCGAACGCTGGTGTCAGGGGTTCAGCGAACCGGGCGCGGGATCCGACCTGGCGTCGCTGACCACCACCGCGACCCGCATGGGTGACGAGTATGTGATCCACGGCCACAAGATCTGGACTAGCTACTCTGATGTCGCCGACTGGTGTCTGCTGCTAGCCCGCACCGAACCCGCCGCCAAGCGGCACCGCGGCATCTCCGCTTTCGTCATATCGATGAGACAAGATGGGGTGCAACAACGTCCACTGCAGATGATCAACGGCGTCACCAACGAGTTCGGGCAGGTGACCTTTGACGGCGCCCGGGTTCCGGCAGATCGGATGGTGGGCGCCCCGGGTGACGGCTGGGCCGTCGCGATGACCGTCGTCGGCCACGAGCGCGAACCGTCCACGCTGGGATATGCCGCCCGTTACAACAAGCTGGTGGCGCAGCTGGTGGACCGCACTGACGGCGATGTAGCCGACGAAGTTGCGTGGGCGGCGGTGCAGGCGCAGATGCTGACCCACCACGTGCGGCGGCGGCTGTCCGAGCAACTCGATGGCGTGTCGCACGGCCCGGAAGGTTCGCTGGACAAGCTGCTGATGACCTGGGTGGAGCAGTCGGTCGGACATGCCGCGCTGGCGGTCGGCGGTACCCGCGACCCGGATCTGCTCAGCGCTTACCTCTACAGCCGCGCGCAAAGCGTCATGGGCGGCACGTCGCAGATACAGAAGAACATCATCGCCTCGCGAATTCTGGGATTGGGAGTCTGA
- the meaB gene encoding methylmalonyl Co-A mutase-associated GTPase MeaB, with protein MRPHPTDVNDLIIKARNGSPRAAGRLLSLVESERRDEVLSTLGLPVVNVRVIGITGPPGAGKSTTIGGLVGAYRERGCRVAVLAVDPSSPFSGGALLGDRIRMTAHINDSDVLIRSVASRGHLGGLAAAVPAAIRLVGAIGYDVVLAETVGVGQSEIEIAALADPTIVILNPGAGDAVQAAKAGLLEVADIVVVNKADREGAEQTVRDLRAETQAPIVSLVAARGEGLTELVDAIEVHHRADNRARRLARARAQILSLAQTRLRTRPDLDLLAQSVVDGREDPYAAAERLLSAPSRPD; from the coding sequence ATGCGCCCGCATCCCACGGACGTCAACGATCTGATCATCAAGGCGCGCAACGGATCTCCGCGTGCCGCGGGTCGCTTGCTCAGCCTGGTGGAGAGTGAGCGCCGCGACGAGGTGCTCTCCACACTCGGTCTCCCCGTGGTCAACGTACGGGTCATCGGCATCACTGGTCCGCCCGGAGCGGGGAAGTCGACGACGATCGGTGGCCTGGTGGGCGCCTACCGGGAACGTGGGTGTCGGGTCGCGGTGCTGGCCGTCGATCCCTCGTCACCGTTCAGCGGCGGCGCGCTGCTCGGCGACCGTATCCGAATGACAGCCCATATCAACGATTCTGACGTGTTAATCCGATCCGTGGCCAGTCGAGGTCACCTCGGGGGCCTTGCTGCGGCGGTGCCGGCGGCCATCCGGCTGGTAGGGGCCATCGGCTACGACGTGGTGCTCGCCGAGACGGTCGGTGTGGGGCAGTCCGAGATCGAAATCGCGGCGCTCGCCGATCCGACCATCGTCATTCTCAACCCCGGGGCCGGCGACGCGGTGCAGGCCGCCAAGGCAGGCCTGCTGGAGGTCGCCGACATCGTGGTGGTGAACAAGGCGGACCGGGAGGGCGCCGAACAAACCGTGCGGGACCTGCGCGCCGAAACCCAGGCCCCGATCGTCAGCCTGGTCGCCGCACGTGGGGAGGGGCTAACGGAGCTGGTCGACGCGATCGAGGTGCATCACCGCGCCGACAATCGTGCCCGGCGGCTGGCCCGTGCGAGAGCGCAGATCCTGTCGCTGGCACAGACCCGGCTGCGCACCCGGCCGGACCTCGATCTGCTCGCCCAGTCGGTGGTCGATGGCCGCGAAGACCCGTACGCTGCAGCCGAAAGACTCCTGTCGGCGCCGTCGCGGCCCGACTAG